The nucleotide sequence gtactgtatcgtccgcatatcgcaaattattgatgacttcaccgttcacaagtattccttcatgtttttcagaaagtgcttttctgaaaattctttcggagtaaacgttgaaaagcaggggtgacaagaggcatccctgccgtactcctcttttaatattaagagcctgtgatttcacaccatctactaaagctgatgtttgattccaatataaagcaattattcgaacatctctgccgtccaagccaatgtctcttagagcttcgatcaatatagagtgcttaacacgatcaaatgctttttggaaATCaaaaaaacaacagtatatgtctacacagatatatctcgacatctttgagagTCTGAGTCTGAGTTTTAGAGTGAAAGTACGTCCATTCCAAAcagtgcctctctcgttccaaacccgttacggaaaccaactGTTTACTGTGTTTTATAAAATTCACATAGTATTTTTCCGGTCTATTTACTTCCTGCTATGTAATAATCTTTTCAAGGCCATTCATCTTTCAGAGACTCACCCTTTATATCATACTTcagagaaataaaaaataaattgtacTCTTTTTACGTGTTATCTTTATTAGGATCCTTGAATTTACCAAATATGTATTGAAGAATGTTAACAAAAAACACCCATGATAAAATATACATTGATAAAGACATAAATTTAAACTCCCAATCATTTTGAGGATGCGTCAACACGATCTTCAGTAAATAACCCCCTACCATAATTCTTATAACGagaaacacagaaaaaaacatTATTTCTATGGACGTGAACAACGCTGTATCATCCTTGCCTTCCGAGCTCAGAAACCACCTCATTTGTAAAAAAGGATTCGTTATTTCCAATATTCCTAAAGAACAACTAGCTTGAGCTCCGGAAGTACCTTTGAAAAGGATTCGTACCAAAGTAAATGCACTGTAGAAGTGATGTGCTATGAACACCCTCTCATCCCTCGTGTGCTCCAACATCCATATCAAATCGTGGATGAAATATCCAGCACTGAAGGCTAACAGAATGGATTGAGTGTAGGTGGTGCGCCAGTAGGGGTGGTAGAATGGGTTGTCCACGAGGAAGCACTGGTTTATACCAACGAACGCAGTTATGAATCCATGGATGAAACTTATGACTCTGCAATGGTATTCCGGCGATTTAGTTGGTATTATTTTGCTCACTAGTAAATATAGAAACCGACATAGTCCTGCAAAGAATGCTACTGCTACAGGTGTTTCGAAATCTAAATATCCATCTCTAAATAGGAATCTTTCCAACATTAGAACAATTATTAAATTAACTTGAATTTAGTGGTTATATTTGATTGTAGACACTGACAACTAAACGTCAATAATTATGATAACAAGGTCTGTGACAAGGTCAAGATTTTTCATCATATTCCATAGACGGCACTgtagatataaaattataggTTTACAACTTAAAAAATGGTAAACatcgaaaaagtgaaaaaaatgtgaagaaaacaATTTTTACGGCATTAAATTTAAAGGAAAGAAGAACCAAAACAACCCACCACAATATTAAATtcctcaaaaaaaaaaagaaacattaGAAAGGTTTCGAAACTATATcggaagtaaaaaaaataattatttttatttagacCATTACCTTCGCAATCATCATGACTGTATTCTGTTTACAGCTGCTCTAAAAAGCTGGCTAGACGCCGAGATCTTTAacttgttttatttcttcttgactgatatacagggtgtcccacaCACTAATTTATCcgggctatatctcttaaacgaatacaGATTTTCGAATGTGACAAAAACAggtctattccatttgtaatacactttaatatggcgtagaaaaaatcatccccttaATAtttatcccttagttacaacccctaactttaatttttttaatatcaccctgtacatttttttatagttttcgaTGTGGTATTTTATCTTCTATTCAACAgattctttaaaaataaaatcggttagtaaataatcaagaaaatatcagtttatttttttatttctgttatgTATCCCAGaataatttatccaggctatatctcttaaacgaatagagattttcgaatgggacaaaaattaatatattccatttgtaatacactttaatatggtgcataaaaaatcatcccctaaatattcatcccttagttacaacccttaactttatttttttttatagcaccctgtacattttttataattttgaatgTGGTcgtctatcgtctattcaacagattttttaaaaataaaatcggtttgtaaataatcaacaaaatatcagtttattttttatttttgttaattatgtgatagttaataaaaattaaagttatgggttgcaactaagggatgaatacttaagggatgatttttttctaatccatattaaagtgtatgacaaatggaatatatcagtttttgtccgattcaaaaatctctattcgtttaagagatataacctggacacagtataaagagggacagtaaaacctcttctatgtcggcactttgatctcaagaagtaataccgacagtacgcaattggtaaatCACCAGTGGGGGATgcggttttccctgttaaaacccgtacgtttctacgcGACTAGCAATGCAAGAGTGGTAGTCTAGCGACTGGGAACCTtccgcggtcgccatgcgcgttGAAAGATTTtccttccaatttttcggagaatagttctactgtccctctttatactgttatgtggcctggataaattagtctggaacacataataaaaataaaaaataaactgatattttcttgattatttacaaacctattttatatttaaaaaatctgttaaatagacgatagaagatcacatccaaaactataaagaAATATATAGGGtgctataaaaaaaattaaagttaggggttgtaactaagggatgaatatttaggggatgattttttctatgccgtatgaaagtgtattacaaatggaatagaccagtttttgtcctgttcgaaaatctttattcgtttatgagatatagcctggataactTAGTCTGGGCGACCCTGTGTAGTTTGCCATGTTTACTTATTCCTATTCTCATCTTTACTGTCTTATTAGTGTAGATTTTAAGGCCAACTTCCGCCGACTTTTTCTCCAGCTTCTTTAACCATCAGGCATGCCTTTCCTGAAAAAAATATTCCCGAGATTATTTTTAATGAGTTTAATTTGCAATCGTGTAGTAGATAatatttttcatcacgtgtttaattctgtccagtcagattattattatactgaGTATAATGAATTTTATATGTGAGTATTAAAAGATAATCTTTCGAATATCACACTACAGTAAGAATAAATAggaaaataatgcgacaattttttgATAACTTGTTGCCTGGTAATAGATACGAGAGCTCACAGGGCTCGAGTGACTATTGCCGACTGGCAACAAGTTTAAGAAACAAACTGGAGCTTCAAACTTCAacttattctcactctcttgagATAATGTTGATAAAAAAATCTGCTTTATTGTTTCCAAAAATACGAAACTAGAGCTTTATCCAAATGAAAATGAGGCAAGTactttttgacaaatttaaaaatcaaaatcgcCTTAATATAATCACATAAataaaaaaacctattttttatattgtacttctaaaatatttattatatttaaacaCATATACGAATATTTGTGTCCCAAAGTTCTTTAACAAATTTAGTTGTTATCATTTGTCATTCTGGAAAGCACTAGGTCAGATAATCTTCTCTGGTTATAATACACTGGAACAGGAACCAGAAATTTCTGAAACaagtatgtatttaaataaaaaatacataaataataataattcaaatgTTTTTTACCTCATTGTACTTTTTAAACTTATCTTCAGATGCCGTCTTTCTCTTTTGCCTTGTGGTACAGTAAACTCTTATGGAGAAATAATACAGAATTTCCACTGCAGAGAGAAGACTAAATCCCAAAAACAATCCTGCTATACCCCCAAAAGACActatacaaataattaaatattaatttattggTACTAGATTTTTACGTATATAAAGTGCCAAACTAGAGAGGGTAAATTATAATAGAGA is from Diabrotica virgifera virgifera chromosome 9, PGI_DIABVI_V3a and encodes:
- the LOC114326087 gene encoding TLC domain-containing protein 5-like — protein: MLERFLFRDGYLDFETPVAVAFFAGLCRFLYLLVSKIIPTKSPEYHCRVISFIHGFITAFVGINQCFLVDNPFYHPYWRTTYTQSILLAFSAGYFIHDLIWMLEHTRDERVFIAHHFYSAFTLVRILFKGTSGAQASCSLGILEITNPFLQMRWFLSSEGKDDTALFTSIEIMFFSVFLVIRIMVGGYLLKIVLTHPQNDWEFKFMSLSMYILSWVFFVNILQYIFGKFKDPNKDNT